From the Roseibium salinum genome, one window contains:
- a CDS encoding multicopper oxidase family protein, producing MMNRRQLLGAGAAGGAALVSTGAWSKTANMGLPEAAVMDSPATQAPSAPATGAPYNPVVTLNGWTLPFRMNNGVKEFHLVAEPVERALADDMTAYLWGYNGQSIGPTIEAVEGDRVRVFVTNKLPEHTSVHWHGLILPSGMDGVGGLSHPGIPPGKTYVYEFDLVKSGTFMYHPHADEMVQMAMGMMGFFIVHPRDSAFMPVDRDFLIMLNAFDIDPGSYVPKIMTMTDFNLWTWNSRIFPSIDPLVVSKNDRVRVRVGNLTMTNHPIHMHGYDFEVTCTDGGWVRPEARWPEVTIDIPVGAMRAYEFDAVHVGDWAIHCHKSHHTMNAMGHDVPTFIGVDKSAVTRKIRLLQPEFMPMGSTGMAEMAEMSMPLPDNTVPMMAGWGPHGPLEMGGMFSVVKVREGISAGDYSDPGWYENPPGTQAWEWTGELPDFSRASGPGTDVPSSGSSARSSGHDGHSGHK from the coding sequence ATGATGAACAGACGCCAGTTGTTGGGTGCCGGGGCGGCCGGCGGTGCCGCGCTCGTCTCCACGGGAGCCTGGTCGAAGACCGCCAATATGGGCTTGCCGGAGGCGGCCGTGATGGACAGTCCTGCCACGCAGGCTCCTTCCGCGCCGGCAACGGGCGCGCCGTACAATCCCGTCGTGACCCTCAACGGCTGGACCCTTCCGTTCCGGATGAACAACGGCGTGAAGGAGTTTCACCTGGTGGCCGAACCGGTGGAACGCGCACTTGCCGACGACATGACCGCCTATTTGTGGGGCTATAACGGCCAGTCGATCGGACCCACGATCGAGGCCGTCGAAGGCGACCGCGTCCGTGTCTTCGTGACCAACAAGTTACCGGAGCACACCTCCGTTCACTGGCACGGTCTGATCCTGCCCTCGGGCATGGACGGTGTCGGCGGTCTGTCCCATCCGGGCATCCCGCCCGGCAAGACCTATGTCTACGAGTTCGATCTCGTGAAGTCGGGCACCTTCATGTATCACCCGCATGCCGATGAGATGGTCCAGATGGCAATGGGCATGATGGGCTTCTTCATCGTGCATCCCAGGGATTCGGCCTTCATGCCGGTCGACCGAGACTTCCTCATCATGCTCAATGCGTTCGACATAGATCCCGGCTCCTATGTGCCGAAGATCATGACCATGACCGATTTCAACCTCTGGACGTGGAACAGCCGGATCTTTCCGAGTATCGACCCGCTGGTCGTCTCGAAGAACGACCGGGTGCGGGTGCGGGTGGGAAACCTGACCATGACCAATCATCCCATCCACATGCACGGGTACGACTTCGAGGTGACCTGCACCGATGGCGGCTGGGTGCGTCCGGAAGCGCGCTGGCCGGAAGTGACCATCGACATTCCGGTCGGCGCGATGCGGGCCTACGAATTCGACGCCGTCCATGTCGGCGACTGGGCGATCCATTGCCACAAGTCCCATCACACGATGAATGCCATGGGCCACGACGTGCCGACCTTTATCGGCGTCGACAAATCCGCGGTGACCCGAAAGATCCGTCTCCTGCAGCCGGAATTCATGCCCATGGGCAGCACGGGCATGGCGGAGATGGCGGAAATGTCGATGCCGCTTCCCGACAACACCGTTCCCATGATGGCCGGATGGGGGCCGCACGGCCCGCTGGAAATGGGCGGCATGTTCTCGGTGGTGAAGGTGCGCGAGGGGATTTCGGCCGGCGATTACAGCGACCCGGGCTGGTACGAAAACCCGCCCGGCACACAGGCCTGGGAATGGACCGGGGAACTGCCGGATTTCAGCCGGGCGAGTGGGCCCGGAACGGACGTCCCTTCGTCAGGCAGTTCTGCGCGAAGCAGCGGCCATGACGGTCATTCCGGACACAAATAA
- a CDS encoding copper-binding protein: MNKFAGLMAAAILSISIPAVAVAADLTKGTVKKIDLKSKKVTIIHEELKNLDMPAMTMVFRVADEAMLESVQEGQEIEFAADRVNGNLTVIEINE, encoded by the coding sequence ATGAACAAGTTTGCAGGACTGATGGCTGCCGCCATCCTGAGCATTTCAATCCCGGCCGTCGCCGTCGCGGCGGACCTTACCAAGGGCACGGTGAAGAAGATCGACCTTAAGAGCAAAAAGGTCACCATCATCCATGAAGAGCTCAAGAATCTCGACATGCCGGCCATGACCATGGTCTTCCGCGTCGCGGATGAGGCCATGCTGGAGAGCGTTCAGGAAGGACAGGAAATCGAGTTTGCGGCCGATCGCGTCAACGGCAATCTGACCGTGATCGAAATCAACGAGTAA
- the groL gene encoding chaperonin GroEL (60 kDa chaperone family; promotes refolding of misfolded polypeptides especially under stressful conditions; forms two stacked rings of heptamers to form a barrel-shaped 14mer; ends can be capped by GroES; misfolded proteins enter the barrel where they are refolded when GroES binds): MSAKEIKFSTDARDRMLRGVELLNNAVKVTLGPKGRNVLIDRSFGAPRITKDGVTVAKEIELADKFENMGARIVREVASKTNELAGDGTTTATVLAASILREGTKLVAAGMNPMDLKRGIDLGVAAVVKEIQARATKVNSSGEIAQVGTIAANGDATVGEMIARAMEKVGNEGVITVEEAKTAETELDVVEGMQFDRGYLSPYFVTNPEKMRVELEDPYILLHEKKLGNLQAILPILEAVVQSGSPLLIISEDVEGEALATLVVNKLRGGLKVAAVKAPGFGDRRKAMLEDIAVLTAGQVISDNLGIKLENVTLDMLGRAKRVVIEKDTTTVIDGAGEKTEIAARISQIKAQIEETTSDYDKEKLQERLAKLSGGVAVIRVGGATETEVKERKDRIDDALNATRAAVEEGIVPGGGVALLRATAVLASLNGGNADVAAGISIVLRALEAPIRQIAANAGVEGSVVVSKLTGSKDHTLGFDAQTETYVDMIKAGIVDPAKVVRTALQDAASIAALLITAEAMVVEIPPKDSAMAGNGGGMGGMGY; this comes from the coding sequence ATGTCTGCCAAGGAAATCAAATTCTCCACCGATGCGCGCGACCGAATGCTACGCGGCGTCGAACTGCTCAATAACGCCGTCAAGGTAACGCTTGGCCCCAAGGGCCGTAACGTCCTCATCGACAGGTCCTTTGGCGCGCCCCGCATCACCAAGGATGGCGTCACCGTCGCCAAGGAAATCGAGCTTGCCGACAAGTTCGAGAATATGGGCGCGCGGATCGTGCGCGAGGTGGCTTCGAAAACCAACGAGCTGGCCGGTGACGGCACGACCACCGCGACCGTGCTGGCCGCATCGATCCTGCGCGAGGGCACCAAGCTCGTCGCCGCCGGAATGAACCCCATGGACCTGAAGCGCGGCATCGACCTCGGCGTCGCCGCCGTCGTCAAGGAAATCCAGGCGCGGGCAACCAAGGTCAACTCTTCCGGCGAGATCGCGCAGGTCGGCACCATCGCCGCCAATGGCGACGCAACCGTCGGCGAGATGATCGCCAGGGCGATGGAAAAGGTCGGCAACGAGGGCGTGATCACGGTCGAGGAAGCCAAGACGGCGGAGACCGAACTCGACGTCGTCGAGGGCATGCAGTTCGACCGCGGCTATCTCTCGCCCTACTTCGTCACCAATCCCGAGAAGATGCGCGTGGAGCTCGAGGATCCCTACATCCTCCTTCACGAAAAGAAGCTCGGCAATCTGCAGGCCATTTTGCCGATCCTGGAAGCAGTGGTGCAGAGCGGCAGTCCGTTGTTGATCATCTCCGAGGACGTCGAGGGTGAGGCGCTGGCGACGCTGGTCGTCAACAAGCTGCGCGGCGGACTGAAGGTCGCAGCCGTAAAGGCTCCGGGCTTCGGCGATCGCCGCAAGGCCATGCTGGAGGACATCGCGGTGCTGACGGCAGGTCAGGTGATCTCCGATAACCTCGGCATCAAGCTCGAGAATGTCACGCTCGACATGCTCGGGCGGGCCAAGCGCGTGGTCATCGAGAAGGATACGACCACGGTGATTGATGGCGCGGGGGAAAAGACCGAGATCGCCGCCCGGATCAGCCAGATCAAGGCGCAGATCGAGGAAACGACCTCGGACTACGACAAGGAGAAGCTCCAGGAACGCCTGGCCAAGCTCTCCGGCGGCGTCGCGGTGATCCGCGTCGGCGGTGCGACCGAAACCGAGGTCAAGGAACGGAAGGACCGCATCGACGATGCGCTCAACGCCACCCGTGCCGCGGTCGAGGAAGGCATCGTTCCGGGCGGCGGAGTGGCACTGCTGCGCGCCACCGCTGTCCTGGCCAGCCTGAACGGGGGCAATGCCGACGTCGCGGCGGGTATCTCGATCGTGCTCAGGGCGCTCGAAGCGCCGATCCGTCAGATTGCCGCAAATGCCGGCGTCGAAGGCTCGGTCGTCGTCAGCAAGCTGACAGGCAGCAAGGACCACACCCTGGGCTTCGACGCCCAGACGGAAACCTATGTCGACATGATCAAGGCCGGCATTGTCGATCCGGCCAAGGTGGTGCGGACCGCTCTGCAGGACGCCGCTTCGATCGCCGCCCTGCTGATCACCGCCGAGGCGATGGTCGTCGAGATCCCGCCGAAGGATTCGGCCATGGCCGGCAACGGCGGCGGCATGGGCGGAATGGGATACTGA
- a CDS encoding co-chaperone GroES: MKFRPLHDRVVVRRAEGDLTSKGGIIIPDTARERPQQGEVLAIGPGSRDESGNLTPLDVKPGDTILFGQWSGTEVRIDGEDLLIMTEADIMGVVEKTEATTTKAA, encoded by the coding sequence ATGAAATTCCGTCCCCTCCACGATCGCGTCGTCGTTCGACGCGCGGAAGGCGATCTGACGTCCAAGGGCGGCATCATCATACCCGACACAGCCAGGGAACGGCCCCAGCAGGGCGAAGTGCTCGCAATCGGCCCCGGTTCGCGTGACGAGAGCGGGAACCTGACCCCTCTCGACGTCAAGCCAGGCGATACGATCCTGTTCGGCCAATGGTCCGGCACGGAAGTCCGGATCGATGGCGAAGACCTTCTGATCATGACCGAAGCCGACATCATGGGCGTTGTCGAGAAGACCGAGGCGACCACCACAAAAGCCGCCTGA